A stretch of DNA from Deltaproteobacteria bacterium:
AGGTTTCCCGTGCTGCAAAGAACGCTTGGAATCTTAAGCACAGATAAGGCTCTTTGCATTAGACGCGCATCAGCGTTTCTCCGCACAAGGACAGCGATATCTCCTTCCTTAAGGGCTCTCTTTCCCAAGATCGCCTTGTTGTTTCTTCCGAGACTGAGAAGTCGTGAGATCTCCGCCGCCACAGCCGTTGAGATCAGTTCCCGTGCCTGTGTCTTGGCAACCGGCTTTTCGAGCCCTGTAATTTTTTCTGCATCCACAAACCACAACTGCAGAGGCGGTTCGGATTTTCCATCTATGCTCAGAAGCTCAGGGTCTTTCCTTGTTGCCGCAACAGCCCCTTGAAATGTGATCTTATCATAGACAAAGGGATGGTCTACGCCGGCAAAGATAGTGTTTATCGCGCTTATCAAGTCAGGTTCGGACCGCCAGTTCTCAAGCAGGGTGTATCTTGATTCCACATTTTGCGCTGCGTCCATGTAGGCAAAGATATCAGCGCCACGAAAACCGTATATGGCTTGTTTGGGATCGCCAATAAGAAAGAGGATACTATCTTTGGCGTCAAAGACTTTCCTGAAAATGGCATATTGAATCGGATCCGTATCCTGAAATTCATCTATCAAGGCGGCCCTGAATTTCATCCTCATGGCCCTTGCAAGCTCTCCCCCACCCTTTTCCTCCAGTGCCCGGTGGAGTTTAAACAAAAGGTCATCAAAAAACTGTATGTTTTTTTCTTCTTTTCTCCTGGAAAGCTCATCTTGGACATAATGAAATAAGGCGGCCTTCAGTCCAAGGAGGCGCTGCTCAAAAACCCTTGCGAGTTGTTCCTGCCTGTCTTTCAGGTTTTCACAGAGTTCAAAAAAAGCATGAGTCGGAGGACTATGGTTTTTCTTGACTGCCCCTTTTAGTTCTATTGAGGTAAATTTCTCAAAGCCATTAAATAATGCCGGATTGTCTCCCCCAGACGCCACATAATCGTCCATGCCCTGAATCCAGCCGGCAACATTGGCCTTTCTGTATTTGTTCCTGTTTAGACCTTCATTGGTCGCAAGAATATCTTCCACCTCGTCTCTTGAAGATGGCCAGGCGCCACGGACTTCTCTGAAGCATTCACGAAACTCCTTTTCCTGCAAGGAAGAATCAGGATACGAAGTCAAACCTGGGCTCGTTTCAACCTGAGGGATAATCTTCAGATATGGCTGGGCCACCGAATTCCCAAGAAGAGATAGGAGGCCATCCGGACTGAGTTTGGCGTTGATGGCATAATGAACAAAAAGAGATGAGGCATTGTAGAAGTGCTTGCGCCAGAAATCATCAACAACTTCCCTCTTGAGATTCTCCTGGTCAGTCACCAGTTCCGTGTCAAACAGGCTGCCGCTCTCAAAAGCGTTCTCGTGGAGCATTCTCCTGCAGAAGCCATGTATGGTAAATATGGCAGCTTGATCGAATCCCCGGAGCGCTTCCCTGAGACTTCTCAGTGCGGTCCCTGGGTCGCCATGTTTTTTCACCATATGGTCCAGGAAGACATCTTCACTCCCTCGCCTGGAAAATGCCTCCATGGCGCCGCGCAGTTTGCTGCGAATCCTCTCTTTTAACTCCTCTGTGGCGGCTTCGGTAAAGGTAACCACGAGTATTTGGTTTACGGAAAGATTCTTCTCCAGCACAAGCCTGAGAAAGAGCCCGGAGATGGCATAGGTCTTCCCCGTGCCTGCACTGGCCTCAGTCAGGTTGGTCCCTTCAAGGGGATCGTTAAGAATGTCGAAGCCCTTCATTTCAGTTCACGAAACCTGGTTCTTCGGGCCAGGTCGCCGACTTCGCCAGCCTACTCCGCCGAAGTGGCAACGGCTACGAAGGCCGGGAAGTAGCCTTGGCTACGAGCTCTCCGCCGAAGGCTACGGCCCGCAGGCGGACGGCTGAAAGAGTCGTTGGCTCTGCCATACTTCGTTCCATCGAAATGCCTAACGTGCCTAAAATGCGCTAAAATGCCTAAAAGTAATGTATGTTGCCATCTTAGAAATCTCATGCTGAGATGCGGTGCGTCTGTATTATACTCCACAAGCCAGGAGCGGATAGGACTCGTTTATCGAAATTGACCCGCCGAAGGGGCACCGCAATTTTAGGCATTTTTAATTTTAGGCATTTCCAATCTCAGGCATTCATGAGTTTGCGAAGCGTCCGGCCCCCTTCAAGGGGCAGATCAAAGCCACGTCCTGGGCGCGAATATTTACTTCTCCCTCTGGTGCTTGATCAGCGGTCCGAACACTTCTTGTGCCATATGCTGAAATTCCGAATCAATGGGATCGGCGTTTCCAAAACATAATTGATAATAGAAATCGTTGCACTCACCCGGGTTGTAGTCGTTTCCCGTCCAAGTCCTGCGGGCGCTATCCAAGGCATCCTCATCGGATTTGCCCCTCTCCAACAACATCTGAGCGTATGTCCAGGAAGACCTCGGGAAAAAGTGCACAGGCTTAACTAGCCCTTGCCAGTAATGTTCCAGGAGTTCGGCCAGGATCTCTTCGCTCTCTTCCACCGGCAAATATTCCCAGGCCGCCCACTCGGATTCCCGACCCTTAGTGCGCAAGCCCGTCAGCATGCTGGTCCGAGGATAGTCAGTATCCTTGAGGCTATTAAGCGCCAGATGATGAATCCACACCTTGAGACGATCTCCGGGCTTTAGTCTTGCATAGCGGTATTGCATCAACTTTTCCCGGCAGATGGTATCGATTCTCCCGATCACCTTGAAACCTGATATGCGAAGATCTACTTCCAGAGGCTCAAGTTTTGCTCCCCGCATGTAAGGCTCTGTTTTTCCCACGAAAGCTTTAACCCCCTTGCTCAGGTTGTCGTATACGCATTCTCCCACGGTTCCGTGCGGGAGCCGCCCTGAGGCCTTTGTCATTGGCAAAAAGTCCTTGAGGTTGCGTCCTGAGAACTCCTGTTCCACCAGGTTCTGCTCAAGCAGATATCTTTCCAGGCCCTTAATGTCAAAAGACTCCCTCTCCTCCAGGATCGAGGTCCTTTCCTCAAGATGAATCCCGAGGCGCCTGTTGAGTAAGAATTTCGCCGGATTGCCAAAGAACCTGCACAACTGCTCCAGATCAACGGTTTTCCATTCCTCTTGCGGATCAGACAGGCCTTTGGAAATAAACGGCACAGGAGCCTCCCGAGCTTCCAGGATGCACCGGGCCGCCCGGAAGTTAACCTCGGAATAGCTGAACAGTTTTTCATTCTTCTTGAAATACTCCGGACTGAATGCCTGCAGGCGATGCCTGGTGACAATCTGGTCCAGGATTTTTTCCCTTGGCGCCTCAAAGCCCTGGTCGATGTAGTCCATGAGTTCGCTAACCAGAACGGATGGAGGAATAAGACTGTTATCCTGGATGCTTTGCCCTACATAGCTGATATATAGTTTTTCCCTTGCCGACAGTATTGCTTCCAGAAAAAGATATCTGTCGTCATGCCGGCGAGAGCGGTCACCCGGTTTTGGGTCTTGTGCTATAAGATCAAAACTCAGTGGTTTGGACTGCCTCGGATAGGCATCTCCGTTCATTCCTAAAAGACAGATGATCTTGAAGGGAATGCTTCGCATGGGCAACATAGCGCAAAAGGTAATGCCACCGGCAATGAAACCGAACCCGAAGCCTTCTTTTTCAAGGCGATTACCCAAATGCCACCTGATGACGTCGATATCAATCTCTTCATCAAAACCTGACCGCTCAGAGGCTGACATGTCACCCAGATCCCGGAGGGTGTGACGTATGATTTGCATTTCACTCTCTGAATCTTCATCCGCCAAAAAGAATCGTTCAAGGAGCCCTGTCAGGACCTTGGACCACTGATCCAGGGTGCGTGGTCGATCAAGAGAAGCAACATGGGAAAAAAGCGCTTCGGAGAATTCGAGAAATCTCCCCAACACCAAGGCTTCACTGCCTTCTATGTTGTCGTATGGGAGGAGACCACCGAACATCTTTTCGCCCTGCCCGAACATGGCATAGCCCAGCAGGAGCCTTTCCAGGCCGGCCTTCCACGTGTTTTCCGGCAAGGCCGGCAGGCCAAATTTGCTGCGGCTTTCACCGTCGATTCCCCATCTTATCCGAGTGTCCTCCACCCATCTGCAAATAAGATCAAGATCTGCCTCCGACAAACCGAATCTTCGCTGCACTGTCTGCGATTCCAGAATGGCAAGAACCTGCGAGGCGCCAAAACGGCTGCCGAAGAGGTCCAGAATTGCAAGATATGTATGAATAATCTGGCTCTCTTTTCTGACACTTCGATCTGCGATGCTAAAAGGAATCCTCTTGGAGTCATCAGCCGGTAAGTCAAACACGGACTGGACATAGGGGGCATACGTTTCAATATCCGGCGTCATTACCAAAATATCCTTGGGCAACAGGCCGGGATCCTTTTCAAACATCTCGAGAAGCCTGTCGTACAGCGCCTCTATTTCACGCATGGGACTGTGGCACGAATGGATCTGGATGGAAGTGTCATCTTGCTGAATGACTTTTTTCCTGTCTGATCCTTGACCCCTGTCCCGGAGATTCATAATGTCGGATTGAAGGCACAAAAGAAGGGTATCCTCGCCAGGCTCCTGAAAGGACGGAACTTCCTCGCAGTTGAACTCGCTTACTAAATCAAAAAAATCCCTGCCCAGCGTCCCCATGGATGCCAGGAGGTTGTTTCCTTTTTCTAGATGGAGATCTTCTACGGCAGAGTCTTCAGTGCGGTCTCTATCTATCGTCCTTTTCATCTCCCAATCAGAGAGGATATCACCCCAATACTCCGTGCAGGGATTCATAAGAAAAAGGTTCACCTGGGTTAGACGTGATATCCCGGCAAGGACCTGCATGTGAAACCGGGGAAGAGCGGAAATCCCGAAAACAGAGACTCTTTCGGGAAGATCCTTTGTCTCAGTGCGGGATTTTGCGACCGCTTCCAAAAAAGCCTTTCCGAGTCGGGCACGATGGCCCTTTTCATCTCCTTTGACCAATTCTCTCCAGAGCTCGGACTGCCAGTGTTCTTCCTTGTTTTTTTCCCACCGGAGAATCATTTCCGGACGAAAAAGCAGGTACTGATCAAAGGTATCGGCAATATGCTCAGAAAGCTGGAAACGCTTGAGATGCCCGCCGGCATCTCCCAGATAGATCATGAGGCTCTCAAAGCCCGGCCTCGTGATGCAGGATGGGAGCAGTTTCATGATCTTCCAGGTCATTACATTGGGATCAAAACGGGATCGTTCGGGAAGATCAGGCAGAACTTTGCGGAATATTTCGTAGACAAAGGCATTGGGAAAGGCAAACCTGCTGTTTGCGCAGATACCATGCCGCAGGGCAAGTTCCGTGGAGACCCAGCGCTCCATGCCTTGACTCTGAACAACAATGATTTCTTGGTCCAGGGGTGATGCCAGAGGTGTCCTTAAAACCT
This window harbors:
- the recC gene encoding exodeoxyribonuclease V subunit gamma, with amino-acid sequence MTTFRLFTSNRLEILVEALAEVLRTPLASPLDQEIIVVQSQGMERWVSTELALRHGICANSRFAFPNAFVYEIFRKVLPDLPERSRFDPNVMTWKIMKLLPSCITRPGFESLMIYLGDAGGHLKRFQLSEHIADTFDQYLLFRPEMILRWEKNKEEHWQSELWRELVKGDEKGHRARLGKAFLEAVAKSRTETKDLPERVSVFGISALPRFHMQVLAGISRLTQVNLFLMNPCTEYWGDILSDWEMKRTIDRDRTEDSAVEDLHLEKGNNLLASMGTLGRDFFDLVSEFNCEEVPSFQEPGEDTLLLCLQSDIMNLRDRGQGSDRKKVIQQDDTSIQIHSCHSPMREIEALYDRLLEMFEKDPGLLPKDILVMTPDIETYAPYVQSVFDLPADDSKRIPFSIADRSVRKESQIIHTYLAILDLFGSRFGASQVLAILESQTVQRRFGLSEADLDLICRWVEDTRIRWGIDGESRSKFGLPALPENTWKAGLERLLLGYAMFGQGEKMFGGLLPYDNIEGSEALVLGRFLEFSEALFSHVASLDRPRTLDQWSKVLTGLLERFFLADEDSESEMQIIRHTLRDLGDMSASERSGFDEEIDIDVIRWHLGNRLEKEGFGFGFIAGGITFCAMLPMRSIPFKIICLLGMNGDAYPRQSKPLSFDLIAQDPKPGDRSRRHDDRYLFLEAILSAREKLYISYVGQSIQDNSLIPPSVLVSELMDYIDQGFEAPREKILDQIVTRHRLQAFSPEYFKKNEKLFSYSEVNFRAARCILEAREAPVPFISKGLSDPQEEWKTVDLEQLCRFFGNPAKFLLNRRLGIHLEERTSILEERESFDIKGLERYLLEQNLVEQEFSGRNLKDFLPMTKASGRLPHGTVGECVYDNLSKGVKAFVGKTEPYMRGAKLEPLEVDLRISGFKVIGRIDTICREKLMQYRYARLKPGDRLKVWIHHLALNSLKDTDYPRTSMLTGLRTKGRESEWAAWEYLPVEESEEILAELLEHYWQGLVKPVHFFPRSSWTYAQMLLERGKSDEDALDSARRTWTGNDYNPGECNDFYYQLCFGNADPIDSEFQHMAQEVFGPLIKHQREK